ACACCGCGCCCGCCGTGGTCGGCGACAGCCACAGCGCGAGCGCGACGAGGCTCAGTACCGTCCAGGCGAGGTTGGCCTCGATCACGGCACGCACCGGGAGGTCCGCGGGCCGGGCCCGCGAGGCGAGCAGCGCGACGGCACCGGCGTAGACCGCGAGGAAGGCGCCCAGGGCGAGCAGCAGTGACGACTCGACGCCCAGCAGCCGCCCGAGCGGACCGGACACGGCGAGGTAGGCGAGCCCGTTCGCCCCGGTCACCACCGCGTCCAGGGCCAGGAAGCGGCGCAGCACGGTCTGCGGGTCGGAGGTCCGGGCGAGAGCGGTGAGCGAGGTGGCGGACATGACGAATCACCCTCCGTCGAGGTCGAGTGGCGTGCGGCAGGACCCGGATCCCGGACCGGAGTGCGCCGGCCCGGAATCCGGTGGGTCAAAGGTCTCGCGGAGAAGCGGACGGGTCGATTACCTGCCGGGTAATGACAACGCCCCTCAGGGGCGCGGGGAACTGCGGGCAACCACGACGGACCGGCAGCCCGCACACCACACACCGACCACCCCACGGCTAACCGGAACGTGGCACACTGCACCCCGTACTTCGGCGCGTAGGGGAGGCGTGGCGTGAGTGAGCGGCGGCCCGCACCCACCGTGGGCCAGGTGGTGCTCGGCAAACGCTTGCAGGAACTGCGCGAGGCGTCCGGACTGGGACGCGAGGAGGCCGCGCGGGCCCTGCGGGTCACCGCGGCGACCGTACGCCGCATGGAGACCGCCGAGGTCGCGCTGAAGATCCCGTACGTGCAGGTGCTCCTGGAGACGTACGGCGTCCCGGAGGACGAGGCGGAGGCGTTCGTCTCGCTGGCCGAGGAGGCCAATCAGCCGGGCTGGTGGCAGCGGTACCACGACGTGCTGCCGGACTGGTTCAGCCTGTACGTGAGCCTGGAGGGCGCCGCCCGGATCGTCCGGTCCTACGAGCCGCACTTCGTGCCCGGTCTGCTCCAGACCGAGGAGTACGCCCGCGCCGTACTGCAGGCGGGGACGATAGGGCAGACGGGGCCGGAGACGATAGAGCGGCATGTGTCGCTGCGCATGGAGCGCCAGCGTCTGCTGGAGCGCCAGGACCCGCCCCATCTGTGGGTGATCATGGACGAGACGGTGCTGCTGCGTCCGGTGAGCGGCGGCGAGGTGATGCGCGAACAGCTGGACAAGCTGCTGGAGTTCGCCGAGCGCGACCGGGTCACGCTCCAGATCGCCGAGTTCGCCTCCGGCCCGCACCCCGGCACGTACGCGCCGTTCACCCTGTTCCGGTTCGCCGAGCCGGAGCTGCCCGACATGGTCTACACCGAGTATCTGAGCGGCGCGCTGTATCTGGACTCCCGCAAGGAGGTCGCGGCGCATCTGGAGGTGCTGGACCACATGTCGACGGCCGCCGCGTCCGCCGAGCGCACCAAGAAGATCCTGCGGGAGCGCCGCGAGGACTGCTGAGACAGGGGACCGTCCGGGCAGCGGACCGTCCAGGCAATCGACTCCGAGGAGAAGACCGCGCATGTCCGGATCCGAGTCCGTGCCCGCCCGCGTCGACACCAGCCGGCCGCATCCGGCCCGTGTCTACGACTGGTGGCTGGGCGGCAAGGACAACTACCCGGTGGACGAGGAGCTGGCCCGGAAGATCCTCGCCGTGGACGGCACGGTCCTGCGCGGCGCCCGCGCCAACCGCCGGTTCATGCACCGGGCCGTGCGCACGGCCGCCGAGGCCGGGACACGCCAGTTCCTGGACATCGGCACGGGCATCCCGACCGAGCCCAATCTGCACCAGGTGGCGCAGGGCGTGGCCCCGGAGTCCCGGGTGGTGTACGCCGACAACGACCCGATCGTGCTGCGGCACGCGGAGGCGCTGCTGCACGGGTCGGCGCAGGGCAGCACCGAGTACGTGCACGCCGACGTCCGGGACGCCGACGCGCTGCTGGCCCGGGCCCGCGAGTCCCTGGACTTCGACCGGCCGATCGCGCTGTCGCTGGTGGCGCTGACCCACTACCTGAGCGACGACCCCGACGGCGACGACGTGTACGGCCTGCTGGAGAAGTACGTCGCCGCGCTCGCCCCCGGCAGCCACCTGATCCTGTCGCAGGTGACGCCGGACCTCAGCCCGCAGGCCATCGAGCACGCGGCGAACCACTTCCGGCGCAGCGGCACCCCGTTCTTCCCCCGCTCGCTCGCCGAGTTCTCCCGCTTCTTCGACGGTCTGGAGCTGCTCGGCCCGGGCGTCATCCCCGTATACGGCTGGCGCCCCGAGCCGGCGGACGTGGCGGCCCAGGCGGAGGGCATCGTGCCCGTCTACGCGGGGGTCGCCCGCAAGCCCTGACCCGTACGGGTGCCGTGAACGGGTGCGCTCCCGCGCCCCGCCCTAGGTTCGGGACTAGGGCCTGTCTGACAATTCCCGTCGTCCGCCCGGAGGGCGGGGCAGGCGGGAATTGTCAGACAGGCCCTAGGGGCAAACGTAGGGAGCGTCCGTGACCGACACCCGGGTACCGCCCACCCCGCCCGCCGAGCCGGGTGCGGCGTTGCTGAAGGCCGGCAGGTTCTTCCGGCCCGGCACGCCCGCGTCCGATCTTCACAGCATCGCGCTGACGGGCGGCCGTGAGGCGGACGCGTTCTACCGGGACCGGTGGAGCCACGACAAGGTCGTGAA
The DNA window shown above is from Streptomyces chartreusis and carries:
- a CDS encoding helix-turn-helix domain-containing protein; the protein is MSERRPAPTVGQVVLGKRLQELREASGLGREEAARALRVTAATVRRMETAEVALKIPYVQVLLETYGVPEDEAEAFVSLAEEANQPGWWQRYHDVLPDWFSLYVSLEGAARIVRSYEPHFVPGLLQTEEYARAVLQAGTIGQTGPETIERHVSLRMERQRLLERQDPPHLWVIMDETVLLRPVSGGEVMREQLDKLLEFAERDRVTLQIAEFASGPHPGTYAPFTLFRFAEPELPDMVYTEYLSGALYLDSRKEVAAHLEVLDHMSTAAASAERTKKILRERREDC
- a CDS encoding SAM-dependent methyltransferase, whose amino-acid sequence is MSGSESVPARVDTSRPHPARVYDWWLGGKDNYPVDEELARKILAVDGTVLRGARANRRFMHRAVRTAAEAGTRQFLDIGTGIPTEPNLHQVAQGVAPESRVVYADNDPIVLRHAEALLHGSAQGSTEYVHADVRDADALLARARESLDFDRPIALSLVALTHYLSDDPDGDDVYGLLEKYVAALAPGSHLILSQVTPDLSPQAIEHAANHFRRSGTPFFPRSLAEFSRFFDGLELLGPGVIPVYGWRPEPADVAAQAEGIVPVYAGVARKP